In the genome of Patescibacteria group bacterium, one region contains:
- a CDS encoding DUF5679 domain-containing protein yields MASIAYCMKCKEKRDMKDEKEVEMKGGRRALQGVCSKCGTKMFKILGKAK; encoded by the coding sequence ATGGCATCAATAGCATATTGCATGAAGTGCAAAGAAAAGCGGGATATGAAAGATGAGAAGGAGGTAGAAATGAAAGGTGGCCGACGAGCATTACAGGGAGTATGTTCAAAGTGTGGCACTAAAATGTTTAAGATCTTAGGTAAGGCAAAATAA
- a CDS encoding CHRD domain-containing protein yields the protein MTKKLLSGMLVVTLLAAGTAVATADTSMHGSTTMQTHSIMVGDYKHTFSANLSGGMEVPPVTTQGMGTSEFHVSGDERTIHYKLGVHNLSSPVTGAHLHCAPMGQNGPVVVPLANPMGSTTHMMSEGMITESQITAASAACSPNIRTASHLVQAMREGQMYVNVHTELHPSGEVRGQLMLQDGKASPVYSHDDHMKMYKDGYSMMKEGYSWMSNPDKMYEGYMMMHKGYMHMHDSYKHVDADHHAMMTEAHTWMLSAHQKMLDHYNAMHNSLMMHSPMMHATSTATTTSM from the coding sequence ATGACTAAAAAATTATTATCAGGAATGCTTGTTGTTACTTTGCTTGCTGCTGGAACAGCTGTAGCAACAGCTGATACTTCAATGCATGGTTCAACAACAATGCAGACTCATTCAATTATGGTAGGTGATTATAAACATACGTTTAGTGCAAATCTTTCTGGAGGAATGGAAGTGCCACCTGTAACTACTCAGGGAATGGGTACTAGTGAATTTCATGTGTCAGGAGATGAGCGAACGATTCACTATAAGCTAGGAGTACACAATCTTTCATCTCCAGTTACAGGAGCTCATCTTCATTGCGCACCTATGGGACAAAATGGGCCTGTTGTTGTTCCATTAGCAAATCCAATGGGATCAACGACACATATGATGTCTGAAGGAATGATTACTGAATCTCAAATAACAGCAGCATCAGCAGCATGTAGTCCAAATATTCGCACCGCATCACATCTAGTACAGGCAATGCGGGAAGGACAGATGTATGTAAATGTTCATACTGAATTACATCCCAGCGGCGAAGTGAGAGGTCAATTAATGCTTCAAGATGGAAAGGCAAGTCCAGTATATTCTCATGATGATCATATGAAAATGTATAAAGATGGATACTCTATGATGAAAGAAGGTTATTCTTGGATGAGTAATCCAGACAAAATGTACGAAGGATATATGATGATGCACAAGGGCTATATGCATATGCATGATTCATACAAGCACGTTGATGCTGATCATCATGCAATGATGACAGAGGCTCATACTTGGATGCTCAGTGCACATCAAAAGATGCTCGATCATTATAATGCAATGCACAATTCTCTTATGATGCATTCACCAATGATGCATGCAACGTCTACTGCCACAACAACATCAATGTAG
- a CDS encoding thermonuclease family protein, which produces MKKSALITFFAFIAAFITLLAREAISPTASPQTLPASVYNVVQVVDGDTIKVEIDGTKQTLRLIGINTPETVDPRKPVECFGREASNKAKELLANQNVKIVADPTQDERDKYDRLLRYVYLEDGTNFNKLMIEQGYAYEYTYDVPYQYQEDFKAAQRYAQQNKLGLWGATCSQN; this is translated from the coding sequence ATGAAGAAATCTGCACTCATTACTTTTTTTGCTTTCATAGCTGCATTTATTACTCTTTTGGCTAGGGAAGCTATAAGCCCTACCGCTTCTCCACAAACTCTTCCTGCAAGTGTGTACAATGTGGTTCAAGTGGTAGATGGAGATACTATTAAAGTAGAAATAGACGGAACAAAGCAAACATTACGATTGATAGGCATTAACACTCCTGAAACTGTGGACCCACGAAAGCCAGTAGAATGCTTTGGTAGGGAAGCATCAAACAAAGCAAAAGAATTGCTTGCTAATCAAAATGTAAAAATTGTCGCTGATCCCACTCAAGACGAGCGAGATAAATATGATAGGTTGTTGCGATATGTATATTTAGAAGATGGAACAAATTTTAATAAACTCATGATTGAGCAAGGATATGCATATGAGTATACCTACGATGTTCCGTATCAGTATCAAGAAGATTTCAAAGCTGCTCAGCGATATGCCCAACAAAATAAATTGGGATTATGGGGTGCTACTTGTTCTCAAAACTAG
- a CDS encoding ZIP family metal transporter translates to MIIPVALSVVAIMCGSLIGGIFLSARLHNWLQHNLRFLITFSMGVFLVIIYQLVEEVLHESSSVSTVFLWMIAGILVVEIASRLIPDTHHHHDTLEHDHEHTHIDARRLQIGDALHNIGDGILLTTAFLVSTYVGITTALAILIHELAQETSEFFILKEAGYTSRQALIRNFFISGTIIIGVVLTFFVSAVEQFQLPLLGLAAGSFIYVVLRDLLPHTIDSVRKHDHLSIHIVSLILGIALMFTIGTFVNHGHEEPGESHYMATSFENK, encoded by the coding sequence ATGATAATTCCAGTTGCACTCTCGGTTGTAGCTATTATGTGTGGATCTCTCATTGGAGGAATTTTTCTTTCTGCACGATTACACAATTGGCTCCAACATAATTTGCGATTCCTTATCACCTTCTCAATGGGTGTGTTTCTTGTAATTATTTATCAACTTGTTGAAGAAGTACTTCATGAATCTTCATCAGTAAGTACAGTATTTTTGTGGATGATAGCTGGAATTTTAGTTGTTGAGATTGCAAGTAGATTAATTCCTGATACTCACCACCATCACGACACACTTGAACACGATCATGAGCACACACATATCGATGCTCGACGATTACAAATTGGTGATGCACTTCATAATATTGGCGACGGCATTCTCCTTACTACTGCATTTTTAGTTAGTACCTATGTAGGTATAACTACTGCTCTAGCAATTTTGATCCATGAACTTGCTCAAGAAACATCAGAATTTTTTATTCTTAAAGAGGCAGGATACACTTCCCGACAAGCTCTTATTCGTAACTTCTTTATTTCTGGAACTATAATTATTGGTGTTGTTCTCACATTCTTTGTATCAGCTGTTGAACAATTCCAGTTGCCATTGCTAGGCCTTGCTGCAGGAAGTTTCATTTATGTAGTACTACGAGATCTCCTTCCCCACACTATTGATTCAGTACGAAAACATGATCATCTTAGTATCCATATAGTTTCTTTAATTTTAGGTATTGCACTCATGTTTACCATCGGTACATTTGTAAACCATGGACATGAAGAACCAGGAGAATCACATTATATGGCAACTAGTTTTGAGAACAAGTAG
- a CDS encoding neutral zinc metallopeptidase, with product MALWDKVSSRGNVQDRRAMGPAAIGGGLGITGLIIGIIFTLLNGGDVTDVITQIDPNQLQQQQTYNAQDFEGADSYEVFASTVLGSNNDMWKRIFAENNRTYQEPTLVLFRGSTQSECGGADARVGPHYCPLDGTIYLDETFFEELSSRLGAQGGDVAEAYVISHEVGHHVQNILGSLNERESNAESVATELQADCYAGMWAHSIKDLGIFSPGEINEALDAAAAVGDDRIQKATTGRTNPESWTHGSSEQRVTSFNRGFESGSLSQCSV from the coding sequence ATGGCATTATGGGATAAAGTATCATCACGTGGGAATGTTCAAGATAGACGCGCAATGGGGCCAGCGGCTATTGGAGGAGGTTTAGGAATTACGGGCCTAATTATTGGAATAATTTTTACATTACTTAATGGAGGTGATGTAACTGACGTTATAACACAAATAGATCCAAACCAGCTTCAGCAACAGCAAACATACAACGCTCAGGATTTTGAAGGAGCGGATAGTTATGAAGTATTTGCATCAACAGTATTGGGTTCAAACAATGATATGTGGAAACGAATATTTGCCGAAAACAATCGTACATATCAAGAACCAACACTGGTACTTTTCAGAGGATCAACACAATCAGAGTGTGGTGGTGCAGATGCACGAGTAGGACCACATTACTGTCCTTTGGATGGCACTATTTATTTAGACGAAACTTTTTTTGAAGAACTTAGTTCTCGACTTGGAGCTCAAGGTGGAGATGTAGCTGAAGCATATGTTATCTCTCATGAAGTCGGTCATCATGTACAAAATATATTAGGGAGTTTAAATGAACGTGAATCAAATGCTGAATCTGTTGCAACAGAACTTCAAGCAGACTGTTATGCAGGAATGTGGGCTCATTCAATAAAAGACTTAGGAATATTCTCACCGGGTGAAATAAATGAAGCACTTGATGCAGCAGCTGCGGTTGGAGATGATCGTATACAAAAGGCAACAACAGGCAGAACCAATCCAGAAAGTTGGACACACGGTTCATCAGAACAACGGGTCACTTCATTTAATCGAGGTTTTGAATCTGGATCACTATCTCAGTGCTCAGTCTAA
- a CDS encoding PAS domain S-box protein, giving the protein MEIMKDPGLEHYKKNVQKQLKKLRPLFAKAAIGDFSTKITLPDNDDEFTELYTGIQLMTEVIHEKIATIESVNNELQLAQTTAKLGNWQWDVLANTIIWSPQLFKIFDLPVSKHNPTFDEYISLIHPEDQAEIKKIIETAFKAKKPYLLYHRVFRKNGSIRYVRGIGRVIKDRKGRVVKMIGTAQDITDEKKIQVDLENRTIELEEAYFAQKRLAAIVESSSDAITSKDLNGVITSWNRGAEKMYGYKDSEIIGKHVTFLIPPSLHKDEEYIISCIKKGQRIQHYETRRFHKSGKEIFVSLTVSPIKDTKGNIIGASAIGRDITEKKLADQQKEDFVALVSHELKTPVTSLKMFSHVLNQHFKDKNDAKGHMFATRIEEQLDRLTKLIVDLLDITRVQKGKLEYKKSQFSLKNLLTDVVTDVQATTATHKITVRTADSSKVFADKDRVRQVIINFLTNGIKYSPHANKIIVEIKKKNKELIVGVQDFGIGIDKDHQDKIFTRFYQINTPELKTYPGLGLGLYICNEIIVNQGGRLWVKSIKGKGSTFYFTLPLAE; this is encoded by the coding sequence ATGGAAATAATGAAAGATCCCGGACTAGAACATTACAAGAAAAATGTTCAAAAACAATTAAAAAAGCTTCGCCCCCTCTTTGCAAAAGCGGCAATTGGTGATTTTTCTACTAAAATCACTCTTCCTGATAATGATGATGAATTCACAGAATTGTATACAGGTATTCAATTGATGACAGAAGTAATTCATGAAAAGATTGCAACAATTGAATCTGTAAACAATGAACTTCAGCTAGCCCAAACAACAGCTAAGCTTGGTAACTGGCAATGGGATGTTTTAGCCAACACTATTATATGGTCACCTCAATTATTTAAGATATTTGATCTCCCCGTCTCAAAACACAATCCAACTTTTGATGAGTATATATCTCTCATTCATCCCGAAGATCAAGCAGAAATAAAAAAAATAATTGAAACGGCATTTAAAGCAAAAAAGCCATATCTTCTCTATCACCGTGTATTTCGAAAAAATGGTTCTATTAGATATGTGCGAGGCATAGGCAGAGTTATAAAAGACAGAAAAGGCAGAGTTGTTAAGATGATTGGAACAGCTCAAGACATTACTGATGAAAAAAAGATTCAGGTTGATCTTGAAAATCGAACGATAGAACTTGAAGAAGCATATTTTGCTCAGAAGAGACTCGCGGCAATTGTTGAATCATCAAGCGATGCAATTACGAGTAAAGATTTGAACGGAGTAATTACGAGCTGGAATCGTGGAGCAGAAAAAATGTATGGCTATAAAGACTCAGAAATTATAGGTAAGCATGTTACTTTTTTAATCCCCCCATCACTTCATAAGGATGAGGAATATATAATTAGCTGCATAAAAAAGGGTCAACGTATCCAACACTATGAAACACGTCGTTTTCATAAATCTGGAAAAGAAATTTTTGTATCTCTTACAGTATCACCCATTAAAGATACTAAGGGTAATATTATTGGAGCATCTGCTATTGGTCGTGATATTACAGAAAAGAAATTGGCAGACCAACAAAAAGAAGATTTCGTTGCTCTTGTAAGTCACGAGCTTAAGACTCCAGTAACTTCACTTAAAATGTTTTCTCATGTTTTGAATCAACATTTTAAAGACAAAAATGATGCAAAAGGTCATATGTTTGCCACTCGAATAGAAGAACAACTTGATAGACTTACCAAACTTATAGTTGATCTTTTGGATATTACTCGAGTCCAAAAAGGTAAATTAGAATACAAAAAGTCTCAGTTCTCTCTTAAGAATTTATTGACTGATGTAGTGACAGATGTACAAGCGACAACAGCTACTCATAAAATCACTGTCAGAACTGCTGATTCTTCAAAAGTATTTGCCGACAAAGATAGAGTGCGCCAGGTAATAATTAATTTTCTAACCAATGGGATTAAGTATTCTCCGCATGCAAACAAAATCATTGTTGAGATTAAGAAAAAAAACAAAGAATTGATTGTAGGTGTTCAAGATTTTGGTATTGGAATTGATAAAGATCATCAAGATAAAATCTTTACACGGTTCTATCAAATAAATACTCCTGAATTAAAAACATATCCAGGACTTGGCTTAGGTCTCTACATTTGTAATGAAATTATAGTGAATCAAGGAGGAAGATTATGGGTTAAAAGTATTAAAGGAAAAGGCTCAACGTTCTACTTCACTCTACCGCTCGCAGAATAA
- a CDS encoding transcriptional repressor, protein MKHDFSTILKNKKFKVTPARVAILEVFSKECKPVNAEEIFDSVKDTKIDQVTVYRTLNSFEETGILKRVDLRKGSAYYELNSAQHHHHIVCTICGTIEGFDMCSVEKISKEVLNTSKKFKTISDHSLELFGSCTKCSK, encoded by the coding sequence ATGAAGCATGATTTCAGTACTATTTTAAAGAATAAGAAGTTTAAAGTTACTCCAGCTCGAGTGGCTATTCTTGAGGTGTTCTCAAAAGAATGTAAACCAGTAAATGCAGAGGAGATTTTTGATAGTGTGAAAGATACAAAGATAGATCAGGTAACGGTTTATAGAACGCTAAATTCGTTTGAAGAAACAGGTATTTTAAAAAGAGTAGATCTTCGAAAAGGATCTGCCTATTATGAACTTAATAGTGCTCAGCACCACCATCATATTGTGTGTACTATTTGTGGAACTATTGAAGGTTTTGATATGTGTTCTGTTGAAAAGATTTCAAAAGAAGTATTGAATACCTCTAAAAAGTTTAAAACTATTTCAGATCACTCACTTGAATTGTTTGGAAGTTGTACAAAATGCAGCAAATAA
- a CDS encoding UvrD-helicase domain-containing protein, with the protein MSKETLLHKLKNHIEFIRTKIVDARKAAFDRSSLPMSAIKGLAREDQVTYWALKAQFEKRVEELDHLYNSPYFIKVNLTLKDSGEKVEYRFAKFHLSDEKIYSWVAPVASIRFEEPGPVFYTLPDGTKKHALLEDKEQYMIVDGNVIFFAKESLGTPRELIHQEHFSNRKSGFMLPEIVAQMEKAQDQVIRAHHKGPLVIAGPAGSGKTTLAFHRVAYLVQAPDTSQLYPERSIIILVQDNGTKDYFSHLLPELGIKGVHITTFSEWAFTVLDLDSQEYSYAIRFGSTEQQRDAYEFEKLQILRSKPELAFNAKPFTTLNQIYSEKLSVEALKLFAQQKKEKKLDRFDLTLLLQCLKGKHKDKKLAFRKEKTVAEYSFALVDEFQNYLPEQLSLFKSTLAKETQSIVYVGDMAQQIQLGTIRSWEQIGEAIPDEKQVLLKKVYRNTKNILNYIQKLGYDISIPEQIKSGPDVSELVMQSNAEEIDYIKSLIEKYPEQSIGILAQNPEYLSPFISEFKSNSNVHILTMRESQGVEFDIVCIVGIDDSITTHNQNEELTRIKKDLLYVALTRAITELHVLGKINLSKTIQLK; encoded by the coding sequence ATGAGTAAAGAAACCTTACTACACAAGCTTAAAAACCACATCGAGTTTATTAGAACTAAAATTGTAGATGCTCGAAAAGCAGCATTTGATAGAAGCAGTTTACCCATGTCTGCAATCAAAGGATTGGCTCGAGAAGATCAAGTTACCTACTGGGCACTTAAAGCTCAGTTTGAAAAACGGGTTGAAGAACTCGATCATCTTTATAACTCTCCTTACTTCATAAAAGTAAATCTCACCCTCAAAGATTCAGGTGAAAAAGTGGAATACCGATTTGCAAAATTTCATTTGAGTGACGAAAAAATATATTCATGGGTTGCGCCAGTAGCATCTATCAGATTTGAAGAACCAGGACCTGTTTTCTATACACTTCCAGACGGTACAAAAAAACATGCATTACTCGAAGATAAAGAACAGTATATGATTGTAGATGGTAATGTAATATTTTTTGCGAAAGAATCTTTAGGTACACCTCGTGAACTTATTCACCAAGAACATTTCTCAAACAGAAAATCAGGATTCATGCTTCCTGAAATTGTGGCCCAAATGGAAAAAGCTCAGGATCAAGTTATCAGAGCTCATCACAAGGGACCTTTAGTTATTGCAGGACCTGCGGGATCAGGAAAAACAACACTCGCCTTTCACCGAGTAGCATATCTCGTACAAGCACCAGACACATCTCAACTTTATCCTGAACGTTCTATTATTATTCTAGTGCAAGATAACGGCACAAAAGATTACTTTTCACATCTTCTTCCTGAGCTAGGTATTAAAGGCGTGCATATTACTACATTCTCAGAATGGGCTTTTACTGTTTTAGATCTAGATTCTCAAGAGTATTCATATGCTATTAGATTTGGATCCACAGAACAACAACGTGATGCATATGAATTTGAAAAGCTTCAGATCTTGAGATCAAAACCCGAGCTCGCATTCAATGCAAAACCATTTACGACACTCAATCAAATCTACTCAGAAAAACTATCGGTCGAAGCTCTGAAGTTATTTGCTCAACAAAAGAAAGAAAAGAAACTAGATCGCTTTGACCTCACCTTACTTTTACAATGCTTAAAGGGAAAGCACAAAGATAAGAAACTAGCATTCAGAAAAGAAAAAACTGTAGCTGAATATTCTTTCGCATTAGTAGATGAATTCCAAAACTATTTACCAGAACAGCTTAGTCTTTTTAAAAGCACTCTAGCAAAAGAGACCCAGTCTATAGTGTATGTGGGAGACATGGCCCAGCAAATTCAGCTTGGGACAATACGTTCATGGGAACAGATCGGTGAAGCTATTCCAGATGAGAAACAAGTACTATTAAAGAAAGTATATAGAAATACTAAAAATATTCTGAATTATATTCAGAAATTGGGATATGACATTTCTATTCCAGAACAAATTAAATCAGGCCCAGATGTGAGTGAGTTAGTTATGCAAAGCAATGCAGAAGAAATAGATTATATTAAAAGCTTGATAGAAAAGTATCCAGAACAAAGCATTGGTATTCTTGCTCAAAACCCAGAATATCTCTCCCCTTTTATTTCTGAATTTAAAAGCAATTCTAACGTGCACATTCTTACGATGCGAGAATCACAAGGAGTCGAGTTTGATATTGTCTGTATTGTTGGAATTGATGATTCTATTACTACTCATAATCAAAATGAAGAGTTAACCCGTATCAAAAAAGATTTACTCTATGTTGCCCTTACCCGTGCAATAACAGAATTACATGTTTTAGGAAAAATAAATTTAAGTAAAACTATCCAATTAAAATAA
- a CDS encoding helix-turn-helix domain-containing protein — protein MQNSKQPEPNNEPACIKAFEVFGDGWRLKIVDALRNGELRFKELQELLGINSATLTTKLKTLEEMGMIIRNEETINKLSVTYCLSKLGKESLPVVDSMFNFGKKLLKKQA, from the coding sequence ATGCAAAACTCCAAGCAACCTGAACCAAACAACGAACCAGCATGTATCAAAGCCTTTGAAGTCTTTGGTGATGGCTGGCGTTTGAAGATTGTTGATGCTCTACGCAATGGCGAACTTCGATTTAAAGAACTTCAAGAATTATTGGGAATCAATTCTGCTACCCTCACAACAAAGCTCAAGACTCTTGAAGAAATGGGAATGATTATCCGCAACGAAGAAACAATTAATAAACTCTCAGTCACCTACTGTCTTAGTAAGCTTGGCAAAGAAAGTCTTCCTGTTGTTGATAGTATGTTCAATTTTGGAAAGAAGCTTTTAAAAAAGCAGGCATAG